From the Musa acuminata AAA Group cultivar baxijiao chromosome BXJ1-2, Cavendish_Baxijiao_AAA, whole genome shotgun sequence genome, one window contains:
- the LOC135608997 gene encoding 14 kDa proline-rich protein DC2.15-like: MASKLSVSVALLLTLNLLFSHLATAASNGKPPEHRPRPLPRHQLTVPQEQNLPSLTGAKCPRDALKLGICANVLRSLLNVTLGTPPKQPCCSLLEGLVDLEAAVCLCTALKGNVLGLKLNIPVSLSLLINYCGKKVPKGFLCY, encoded by the coding sequence ATGGCCTCCAAGCTCTCGGTGTCGGTTGCCCTCCTCCTCACCCTCAACCTTCTCTTCTCCCACCTCGCCACGGCCGCCAGCAACGGCAAGCCACCGGAGCATCGGCCTCGCCCTCTGCCGCGCCACCAGCTGACGGTGCCGCAGGAGCAGAACCTACCGTCGCTGACGGGGGCCAAGTGCCCGAGGGATGCGCTGAAGCTCGGCATCTGCGCCAACGTCCTCCGCAGCTTGCTCAACGTGACGCTGGGCACGCCGCCCAAGCAGCCCTGCTGCTCGCTGCTGGAGGGTCTCGTCGACCTCGAGGCCGCCGTGTGCCTGTGCACCGCCCTCAAGGGCAACGTTCTGGGGCTCAAGCTCAACATCCCCGTCAGCCTCAGTTTGCTCATCAACTACTGCGGCAAGAAGGTCCCCAAAGGCTTCCTCTGCTATTAG
- the LOC135608971 gene encoding adenine phosphoribosyltransferase 3-like isoform X2 translates to MACGEDKEQDPRIQGIAASIRVVPDFPKKGIMFQDITTLLLDPKAFKNTVDLFVERYSGKNISVVAGIEARGFIFGPPIALAIGAKFVPLRKPRKLPATGGTLRAAMNLLERAGAEVVECACVIELPELKGRERLNGKPLYVLMESR, encoded by the exons ATGGCGTGTGGCGAGGATAAGGAGCAGGACCCTCGCATCCAAGGAATAGCCGCTTCCATCCGCGTCGTCCCCGATTTCCCCAAGAAAG GAATTATGTTTCAAGACATCACGACGCTGCTGCTCGATCCAAAAGCGTTCAAGAACACGGTGGACTTGTTCGTGGAGCGGTACTCGGGGAAGAATATCTCCGTTGTGGCTG GAATTGAAGCCAGAGGCTTTATTTTTGGTCCACCAATTGCTTTAGCGATTGGAGCAAAATTTGTTCCTTTGAGAAAGCCAAGAAAATTACCAG CAACTGGAGGAACCCTTCGGGCTGCTATGAATTTACTTG AGCGGGCTGGGGCTGAGGTGGTCGAATGTGCATGCGTTATTGAACTGCCCGAATTGAAG GGCCGCGAAAGGTTGAATGGCAAACCCCTCTACGTACTGATGGAGTCCAGATGA
- the LOC135608971 gene encoding adenine phosphoribosyltransferase 4-like isoform X1: MACGEDKEQDPRIQGIAASIRVVPDFPKKGIMFQDITTLLLDPKAFKNTVDLFVERYSGKNISVVAGIEARGFIFGPPIALAIGAKFVPLRKPRKLPGEVISEKYVLEYGTDCLEMHVGAIQPCDRALVVDDLVATGGTLRAAMNLLERAGAEVVECACVIELPELKGRERLNGKPLYVLMESR, from the exons ATGGCGTGTGGCGAGGATAAGGAGCAGGACCCTCGCATCCAAGGAATAGCCGCTTCCATCCGCGTCGTCCCCGATTTCCCCAAGAAAG GAATTATGTTTCAAGACATCACGACGCTGCTGCTCGATCCAAAAGCGTTCAAGAACACGGTGGACTTGTTCGTGGAGCGGTACTCGGGGAAGAATATCTCCGTTGTGGCTG GAATTGAAGCCAGAGGCTTTATTTTTGGTCCACCAATTGCTTTAGCGATTGGAGCAAAATTTGTTCCTTTGAGAAAGCCAAGAAAATTACCAG GTGAAGTCATTTCGGAAAAGTATGTTCTGGAATATGGAACTGACTGTCTTGAAATGCATGTCGGGGCAATCCAACCTTGTGATCGTGCTTTGGTTGTTGATGATTTGGTAGCAACTGGAGGAACCCTTCGGGCTGCTATGAATTTACTTG AGCGGGCTGGGGCTGAGGTGGTCGAATGTGCATGCGTTATTGAACTGCCCGAATTGAAG GGCCGCGAAAGGTTGAATGGCAAACCCCTCTACGTACTGATGGAGTCCAGATGA
- the LOC135608971 gene encoding adenine phosphoribosyltransferase 3-like isoform X3 — protein sequence MACGEDKEQDPRIQGIAASIRVVPDFPKKGIMFQDITTLLLDPKAFKNTVDLFVERYSGKNISVVAGIEARGFIFGPPIALAIGAKFVPLRKPRKLPGNGLNLSQALIWFGSVSPYENA from the exons ATGGCGTGTGGCGAGGATAAGGAGCAGGACCCTCGCATCCAAGGAATAGCCGCTTCCATCCGCGTCGTCCCCGATTTCCCCAAGAAAG GAATTATGTTTCAAGACATCACGACGCTGCTGCTCGATCCAAAAGCGTTCAAGAACACGGTGGACTTGTTCGTGGAGCGGTACTCGGGGAAGAATATCTCCGTTGTGGCTG GAATTGAAGCCAGAGGCTTTATTTTTGGTCCACCAATTGCTTTAGCGATTGGAGCAAAATTTGTTCCTTTGAGAAAGCCAAGAAAATTACCAG GTAATGGATTGAATTTATCCCAAGCTCTTATATGGTTTGGCTCAGTTTCTCCATATGAAAATGCGTAG